In the genome of Montipora foliosa isolate CH-2021 chromosome 3, ASM3666993v2, whole genome shotgun sequence, one region contains:
- the LOC137994740 gene encoding hyaluronidase-1-like isoform X1, translating to MSLVQGLFLSRLASFWQLHLSFVLFLLGDNLDVVARGSYICKCEDFSLKDRPFVAIWNAPTGGCSVNYSININLRDFDILENPKQTWDGKYVTVFYNAQLGLYPYFTDPEGTNSYNGGMPQLIDIAAHLKKMTKDIVKKIPDPHYNGLAVIDWEGWRPTWDRNFDSKRIYQSRSLDLVQEKYPEWPMEEQIQEAKKEFERKARIFMESSIKLAKRLRPKGLWGFYGFPDCFGSNETNYHCSNEHMEMNDQIKWLFSSSTALFPSLYMYDQQPWNKDYAYGRLEESFRLASLVSKEKGRTLPVFPYFRHLYEGKPLEFDYLTQVDLQNTIGQAAGMGAAGVVMWGNRRDENTSPLVCQELSDYVTTKLGPYLEMLRHRLEACSEKKCNGRGRCVKRKLILSKWMSDEPHLYREKCDGSPRIFDPVIQHFTDLKQRDLQGKNRKPQQPHFAHKTLPEINSSRKHGLNQKQRQFLMKELALLNSSGSKTIFLKSHHKNSSKDFVVFMSTSGSDVEVNKAPQEIKEGGVAASSGLHFEDQYTKSPSFRETLVKGAVASDRLVLCNGSSSASSDCEIMKESPATFSRGFHFPHTYVVFLCVSLASALLVSSAFIMSYYFFNIRKKAEKVEEDDSPSGD from the exons ATGTCTCTTGTTCAGGGACTTTTCCTGTCCCGTCTAGCTTCTTTCTGGCAGCTACATCTCTCCTTCGTCTTATTTCTTCTTGGAGATAATTTAGACGTCGTCGCTAGAGGGTCGTATATTTGTAAATGCGAGGATTTTTCTCTGAAAGACCGGCCTTTTGTAGCGATATGGAACGCCCCTACTGGTGGCTGTTCTGTAAACTACAGCATCAACATCAATTTGAGAGATTTTGATATCTTGGAGAATCCCAAGCAAACATGGGATGGAAAATATGTGACAGTATTTTATAATGCCCAGCTTGGATTATATCCGTATTTTACTGATCCGGAAGGGACGAATTCGTACAATGGCGGAATGCCTCAG TTGATAGATATTGCTGCTCATCTCAAAAAGATGACAAAAGACAttgtgaaaaaaattccagATCCACACTATAATGGGCTTGCTGTGATTGACTGGGAAGGATGGAGACCCACATGGGACAGAAACTTCGACTCAAAGCGAATTTATCAGAGCCGGTCCCTTGACCTTGTTCAAGAAAAGTATCCTGAATGGCCAATGGAAGAACAAATCCAAGAGGCAAAAAAAGAGTTTGAAAGGAAAGCCCGTATATTTATGGAAAGCTCAATAAAACTTGCTAAGCGTTTGAGACCCAAAGGATTGTGGGGTTTCTATGGATTTCCTGACTGTTTTGGAAGCAATGAGACAAATTATCACTGCTCAAATGAG CACATGGAAATGAATGACCAAATTAAATGGTTATTTTCAAGCAGCACAGCACTGTTTCCTTCCCTATACATGTATGATCAACAGCCATGGAATAAAGATTATGCTTATGGTCGATTAGAAGAGTCATTCAGACTGGCAAGTttggtttcaaaagaaaaagggAGAACTTTGCCAGTTTTTCCATATTTTCGTCACTTGTATGAAGGAAAGCCATTGGAATTTGATTACCTCACTCAA GTTGATCTCCAGAATACAATAGGCCAGGCAGCAGGTATGGGTGCAGCAGGAGTGGTCATGTGGGGGAACAGACGTGATGAAAACACCTCCCCTTTAGTGTGTCAAGAACTCAGTGACTACGTCACAACAAAGCTTGGGCCATATTTGGAGATGTTACGTCATAGACTAGAGGCTTGTAGTGAGAAGAAGTGCAACGGCCGTGGAAGATgtgtgaaaagaaaattaattttatcaaaGTGGATGAGTGATGAACCACATTTGTACAGGGAAAAGTGTGATGGATCTCCCAGGATATTTGACCCTGTCATACAACATTTCACTGACTTGAAGCAAAGAG atCTCCAAGGAAAGAATCGGAAACCACAGCAACCGCATTTTGCTCACAAAACATTACCTGAGATAAACTCATCTCGGAAACATGGACTGAatcaaaaacaaagacagttcTTAATGAAAGAGCTTGCATTGCTGAACTCATCGGGATCGAAGACAATTTTCCTCAAGTCCCATCACAAAAATTCCTCGAAAGACTTTGTCGTGTTTATGTCAACTTCTGGTTCGGATGTTGAGGTGAACAAGGCTCCACAGGAAATCAAGGAAGGAGGTGTTGCAGCATCCAGCGGACTGCATTTTGAAGACCAGTATACCAAAAG CCCCAGTTTTCGCGAAACATTGGTCAAGGGTGCGGTGGCATCAGATAGACTTGTCCTTTGCAATGGATCTTCATCAGCATCCTCGGATTGTGAGATCATGAAAGAAAGTCCAGCGACATTCTCACGCGGTTTTCATTTTCCGCACACGTACGTGGTGTTCCTGTGTGTGTCCCTTGCTTCCGCGCTTTTAGTATCGTCAGCTTTTATCATGAGttattatttctttaatataCGAAAAAAGGCAGAAAAAGTTGAAGAAGATGATTCTCCAAGTGGAGATTAA
- the LOC137997282 gene encoding D-glucuronyl C5-epimerase B-like, whose protein sequence is MRLGPFCLHKPSLKLFLSCALTSLFTLYMFWSGCEVHSANPTRKSEEIRRATLAITDCSRVIAETTHEENERSEGTELLKADEAASKQIVCPNVEQIDGIVNGEKKFTARLEGGEAYVPFSFVKEYFDIYGEVQDLAGSSLLDWRHSYSEVHHTKPGNVYQTKDPFLWFETYHVEGRTRVKCISGIENVPVSSQWNSKGHYYPIQIAQYGLSHYNLLILDGDSTGKEKVFEDAETGSEVNWNWASPQTAQISYVFDKGRDTRVFQFSTTGLKGEGVKLSIDSSTKDYVLSFDLLLRGEVRVSVVVETDDSVMHTIHYTTNNVLMASTDSEVSYGLGHWKGWRRIVRDLDTDLRKGVFPAEKRSSRRGKLSLTEVQSITLHGRGSIDNISLAHSAHAQIFLAAANWFLRHQGEKGNWPISVKRKVIDGVTLSPDWNSAMAQGQAMSLLTRAYLYTQNQSYLNAALRATNLFKIKSKDKGVLTSFLNQFPWYEEYPTSPALLVLNGFIYSLIGLYDLKLTAGSQRGAEAAELFNQGMRSLKVMLPMYDSGSGTFYDLRHVTMHIEPNLARWDYHTLHVSQLYFLSSIDSDPIFKTTAIRWEGYHKGKRAKHN, encoded by the exons ATGCGTTTAGGACCGTTTTGCCTGCACAAGCCGTCTCtgaaattgtttttgtcctgTGCTTTAACTTCGCTGTTTACGTTATACATGTTTTGGAGTGGATGCGAAGTTCATTCTGCTaatccaacaagaaaatctGAAGAGATAAGACGTGCAACCCTAGCGATTACGGATTGCTCTAGGGTAATTGCTGAAACAACCCATGAAGAAAATGAACGAAGCGAAGGAACGGAGTTATTGAAAGCGGACGAAGCTGCAAGCAAACAAATCGTTTGTCCAAATGTCGAACAAATCGACGGGATAGTGAACGGGGAAAAGAAATTCACCGCAAGACTCGAAGGAGGCGAAGCATATGTTCCCTTTTCCTTCGTGAAGGAATATTTTGATATTTATGGCGAAGTTCAGGATTTGGCGGGGAGCTCTTTGCTCGATTGGCGACATTCTTACTCAGAGGTACACCACACAAAACCGGGAAATGTATACCAAACCAAAGACCCTTTTCTTTGGTTTGAAACTTATCACGTAGAAGGTCGCACAAGAGTTAAATGCATTAGCGGTATTGAAAATGTTCCCGTTTCTTCGCAGTGGAATTCAAAAGGACATTATTATCCAATTCAGATAGCGCAATACGGACTGTCTCATTACAATTTATTAATACTCGACGGCGATTCAACTGGCAAAGAAAAGGTATTCGAAGATGCCGAGACGGGGTCTGAAGTAAACTGGAATTGGGCATCCCCACAGACCGCGCAGATATCCTATGTGTTTGATAAAGGACGTGACACAAGGGTCTTTCAGTTCTCAACTACAG GTTTAAAGGGTGAAGGAGTAAAGCTGAGTATTGATAGCTCCACCAAGGATTATGTTTTGTCATTTGATCTCCTCCTCCGAGGGGAAGTGCGTGTTTCGGTGGTCGTGGAAACAGACGATTCTGTGATGCATACAATACATTACACCACAAACAATGTGCTTATGGCTTCAACGGACTCTGAAGTCTCTTACGGGCTTGGTCACTGGAAAGGGTGGAGAAGAATTGTGCGCGACTTAGACACAGATCTGAGGAAAGGAGTGTTTCCTGCCGAGAAGAGGAGTAGCAGAAGAGGAAAATTATCACTGACTGAGGTACAAAGTATCACGCTGCATGGAAGAGGCTCTATAGATAACATATCACTGGCacattctgctcatgcgcagaTCTTCCTCGCCGCGGCAAATTGGTTTTTGCGTCATCAAGGCGAAAAAGGAAATTGGCCAATCTCAGTCAAACGTAAAGTGATTGATGGGGTAACGCTGTCACCTGACTGGAACTCAGCTATGGCCCAGGGGCAGGCAATGTCACTACTAACAAGAGCTTATTTATACACTCAAAATCAATCTTATTTAAATGCGGCTCTCCGAGCAACTAACTtatttaaaatcaaatcaaaagaCAAAGGGGTTTTGACTTCATTTTTGAATCAGTTTCCCTGGTATGAAGAGTATCCCACTTCTCCTGCTCTACTTGTCCTCAATGGCTTCATCTACTCCTTAATCGGACTGTATGACTTGAAGCTCACCGCGGGTTCGCAAAGAGGAGCAGAAGCTGCCGAGTTGTTTAATCAAGGCATGCGCTCTTTAAAAGTCATGCTACCGATGTACGATAGTGGATCAGGTACTTTCTATGACTTGCGTCACGTGACTATGCATATTGAGCCTAATCTAGCTCGGTGGGATTATCACACATTACATGTGAGTCAGCTGTATTTTTTGTCCAGCATTGACTCAGATCCCATTTTTAAAACAACAGCTATACGCTGGGAGGGTTACCACAAAGGCAAGAGAGCGAAACACAACTAA
- the LOC137994740 gene encoding hyaluronidase-1-like isoform X2, with protein sequence MTKDIVKKIPDPHYNGLAVIDWEGWRPTWDRNFDSKRIYQSRSLDLVQEKYPEWPMEEQIQEAKKEFERKARIFMESSIKLAKRLRPKGLWGFYGFPDCFGSNETNYHCSNEHMEMNDQIKWLFSSSTALFPSLYMYDQQPWNKDYAYGRLEESFRLASLVSKEKGRTLPVFPYFRHLYEGKPLEFDYLTQVDLQNTIGQAAGMGAAGVVMWGNRRDENTSPLVCQELSDYVTTKLGPYLEMLRHRLEACSEKKCNGRGRCVKRKLILSKWMSDEPHLYREKCDGSPRIFDPVIQHFTDLKQRDLQGKNRKPQQPHFAHKTLPEINSSRKHGLNQKQRQFLMKELALLNSSGSKTIFLKSHHKNSSKDFVVFMSTSGSDVEVNKAPQEIKEGGVAASSGLHFEDQYTKSPSFRETLVKGAVASDRLVLCNGSSSASSDCEIMKESPATFSRGFHFPHTYVVFLCVSLASALLVSSAFIMSYYFFNIRKKAEKVEEDDSPSGD encoded by the exons ATGACAAAAGACAttgtgaaaaaaattccagATCCACACTATAATGGGCTTGCTGTGATTGACTGGGAAGGATGGAGACCCACATGGGACAGAAACTTCGACTCAAAGCGAATTTATCAGAGCCGGTCCCTTGACCTTGTTCAAGAAAAGTATCCTGAATGGCCAATGGAAGAACAAATCCAAGAGGCAAAAAAAGAGTTTGAAAGGAAAGCCCGTATATTTATGGAAAGCTCAATAAAACTTGCTAAGCGTTTGAGACCCAAAGGATTGTGGGGTTTCTATGGATTTCCTGACTGTTTTGGAAGCAATGAGACAAATTATCACTGCTCAAATGAG CACATGGAAATGAATGACCAAATTAAATGGTTATTTTCAAGCAGCACAGCACTGTTTCCTTCCCTATACATGTATGATCAACAGCCATGGAATAAAGATTATGCTTATGGTCGATTAGAAGAGTCATTCAGACTGGCAAGTttggtttcaaaagaaaaagggAGAACTTTGCCAGTTTTTCCATATTTTCGTCACTTGTATGAAGGAAAGCCATTGGAATTTGATTACCTCACTCAA GTTGATCTCCAGAATACAATAGGCCAGGCAGCAGGTATGGGTGCAGCAGGAGTGGTCATGTGGGGGAACAGACGTGATGAAAACACCTCCCCTTTAGTGTGTCAAGAACTCAGTGACTACGTCACAACAAAGCTTGGGCCATATTTGGAGATGTTACGTCATAGACTAGAGGCTTGTAGTGAGAAGAAGTGCAACGGCCGTGGAAGATgtgtgaaaagaaaattaattttatcaaaGTGGATGAGTGATGAACCACATTTGTACAGGGAAAAGTGTGATGGATCTCCCAGGATATTTGACCCTGTCATACAACATTTCACTGACTTGAAGCAAAGAG atCTCCAAGGAAAGAATCGGAAACCACAGCAACCGCATTTTGCTCACAAAACATTACCTGAGATAAACTCATCTCGGAAACATGGACTGAatcaaaaacaaagacagttcTTAATGAAAGAGCTTGCATTGCTGAACTCATCGGGATCGAAGACAATTTTCCTCAAGTCCCATCACAAAAATTCCTCGAAAGACTTTGTCGTGTTTATGTCAACTTCTGGTTCGGATGTTGAGGTGAACAAGGCTCCACAGGAAATCAAGGAAGGAGGTGTTGCAGCATCCAGCGGACTGCATTTTGAAGACCAGTATACCAAAAG CCCCAGTTTTCGCGAAACATTGGTCAAGGGTGCGGTGGCATCAGATAGACTTGTCCTTTGCAATGGATCTTCATCAGCATCCTCGGATTGTGAGATCATGAAAGAAAGTCCAGCGACATTCTCACGCGGTTTTCATTTTCCGCACACGTACGTGGTGTTCCTGTGTGTGTCCCTTGCTTCCGCGCTTTTAGTATCGTCAGCTTTTATCATGAGttattatttctttaatataCGAAAAAAGGCAGAAAAAGTTGAAGAAGATGATTCTCCAAGTGGAGATTAA